Proteins encoded by one window of Sulfurospirillum barnesii SES-3:
- a CDS encoding ABC transporter substrate-binding protein, giving the protein MKKILSLLLLFATMLFSQTYTDMLGRKVSLEKSDKIVCIGPGALRLAVYLGLENRLVGIEKTENDPSALSPYRTFLGKEKISKLPIIGTGGPGKMPDLEALLVAKPDFIIASFVDKNQLELIASKTNIPLIAISYGASYGGTSKKNLDDIKNSLLLLGDITHTSQRAHALVAFIKAQEEALGAISLPSQKLYVGGIGYKGVQGLTSTEATYPPFELLGLKNSVFEGTTTQGHQFIELEALMKNDPDIIFIDLFGKQKVEQDYLTQKALYDTLKAYKTGNVKEILGFNFYSTNVENLLVIAWQIAAHLGAPVDVNEKAHAIFNAFYTEPKGSVLLESLPYGFAKK; this is encoded by the coding sequence ATGAAAAAAATCCTTTCTCTCTTACTCCTCTTTGCAACAATGCTTTTTTCCCAAACCTATACCGATATGCTAGGGCGCAAGGTGAGCCTTGAAAAAAGTGATAAAATTGTTTGCATCGGGCCTGGTGCACTTCGTCTTGCTGTCTATTTAGGACTTGAAAATCGCCTTGTAGGCATTGAAAAAACAGAAAATGACCCCTCAGCGCTCTCACCCTACCGTACTTTTTTAGGCAAAGAAAAAATTTCAAAACTGCCCATCATTGGCACGGGTGGTCCTGGAAAAATGCCCGATTTAGAAGCCTTGCTTGTTGCCAAACCTGATTTTATTATCGCTTCGTTTGTCGATAAAAATCAACTAGAACTTATTGCTTCTAAAACCAACATTCCCCTGATTGCCATCAGTTATGGCGCTTCGTACGGTGGCACCAGTAAAAAAAATCTGGACGACATTAAAAACTCCTTGTTGCTTCTAGGAGACATCACCCATACCAGCCAAAGAGCACACGCCTTAGTGGCGTTTATTAAGGCGCAAGAAGAAGCCCTGGGTGCGATTTCATTACCCTCTCAAAAACTCTATGTAGGGGGCATTGGGTATAAAGGGGTGCAAGGGCTTACAAGCACGGAAGCCACCTACCCTCCTTTTGAACTCTTAGGACTTAAGAACAGTGTTTTTGAGGGCACAACGACGCAAGGACACCAATTTATTGAGTTAGAAGCCCTTATGAAAAACGATCCCGATATTATTTTTATTGATTTATTTGGCAAACAAAAAGTCGAGCAAGACTATCTCACACAAAAAGCACTCTACGACACACTAAAAGCTTACAAAACAGGCAATGTCAAAGAGATTTTAGGTTTTAATTTTTACAGTACCAATGTGGAAAACCTGCTTGTCATCGCATGGCAAATTGCTGCACATTTAGGTGCACCCGTGGATGTCAATGAAAAAGCCCATGCTATTTTTAATGCCTTTTATACCGAGCCAAAAGGAAGCGTTCTTCTTGAATCCTTGCCCTATGGATTTGCTAAAAAATGA